The Penaeus vannamei isolate JL-2024 chromosome 13, ASM4276789v1, whole genome shotgun sequence genome window below encodes:
- the LOC113801261 gene encoding facilitated trehalose transporter Tret1: MGASEETTVSLTGQAESIVETRSARKRRIARQVFMVLGACFCYVALAICAAWPNPAIPDLLRHNATVYGTPMTFSDWQLDMLGSMVSVGNIPGTWLWGFLVAAIGRKRAIMLLVVPYTLGWCLVALAVNPAMLLAGRVVHGLCIGATFIAGSTYIIELPDTAVRGALAALPSLVLSTGFILTTGLGLVLRWYEIAIVGVSVIVVQTCVMSFLPESPSYLAISGREEEAMRVLRDLRGPSVDVGELLRILKESNKASAKEPLHKVMRNPAILKSLATVLTLFFVQNFCGLMVFYVNMTRIFLEAGSTLDESVATILVFLVQAVGTALACLYLDRFGRRTCLMFSLAVMSVCLLAMGAYHFLSGNEGRESYTWVPLVCLMVYMFASSSGTGPIPSILNSEYYPTAVRSQLSGLCMGVGSIINFAVLQLYSPLVSFLTNAGLFWFYAAVSVFGIVFTAVCVRETKGRAVG; this comes from the exons ATGGGAGCTTCAGAGGAAACAACAGTGAGCTTGACtg GTCAAGCAGAAAGCATAGTGGAGACCCGAAGTGCGAGAAAACGGCGGATCGCTAGACAG gTGTTTATGGTCCTGGGTGCTTGTTTCTGCTACGTGGCACTGGCCATCTGCGCTGCCTGGCCCAACCCCGCTATACCGGATCTCCTGAGGCACAATGCCACCGTGTATGGCACTCCGATGACCTTTTCCGACTGGCAGTTAGATATGCTAG GCAGCATGGTATCCGTGGGCAACATTCCTGGAACATGGCTCTGGGGCTTTCTCGTCGCTGCAATCGGTCGAAAGAGAGCCATCATGCTCCTTGTAGTGCCATATACCCTTGGCTGGTGTCTGGTGGCACTGGCAGTCAACCCCGCGATGCTTTTGGCCGGCAG GGTGGTGCACGGCCTCTGCATCGGCGCCACCTTCATCGCCGGCAGCACTTACATCATCGAGCTCCCCGACACGGCCGTCCGGGGGGCCCTCGCCGCCCTCCCGAGCCTCGTCCTCAGCACGGGCTTCATCCTCACGACGGGGCTGGGGCTGGTGCTGCGCTGGTACGAGATCGCGATCGTGGGCGTGAGCGTGATCGTGGTCCAGACGTGCGTCATGTCCTTCCTGCCGGAGAGCCCCTCTTACCTGGCCATCTCCGGGCGCGAGGAGGAGGCCATGCGCGTCCTGAGGGATCTGAGAGGGCCCTCCGTCGACGTCGGGGAGCTGCTGAGGATCCTGAAGGAGTCGAACAAAGCCTCGGCGAAGGAGCCCCTGCACAAGGTGATGCGCAACCCGGCCATCCTCAAGTCCCTGGCGACGGTGCTGACGCTGTTCTTCGTCCAGAACTTCTGCGGGCTCATGGTGTTCTACGTGAACATGACGAGGATCTTCCTGGAGGCGGGGTCGACGCTGGATGAGAGCGTGGCCACCATCCTCGTGTTCCTGGTGCAGGCCGTCGGCACCGCCCTCGCCTGCCTCTACCTGGACCGGTTCGGGCGCCGCACCTGCCTCATGTTCTCGCTGGCGGTCATGAGCGTCTGCCTGCTGGCCATGGGCGCGTACCACTTCCTCAGCGG aaacgaaggaagagagagctacACGTGGGTCCCCCTCGTGTGCCTTATGGTGTATATGTTCGCCTCCAGTTCGGGCACGGGACCCATACCCTCCATTCTCAACTCTGAGTACTACCCAACGGCTGTCAGATCGCag CTCTCCGGCCTCTGCATGGGCGTGGGCAGCATCATCAACTTCGCCGTCCTGCAGCTGTATTCGCCCCTCGTCAGCTTCCTCACCAACGCGGGGCTGTTCTGGTTCTACGCAGCTGTGTCCGTCTTCGGGATCGTCTTCACAGCTGTGTGCgtgagggagacgaaggggagggcTGTCGGGTga